CAGCTACTACTCAGAATAGTCCTTTGCTTCAAGGGTTTCAATAGCTATTTTATGAACTTTTTTATTTTTTGAACATCGAGGAGAATGACATGAGACTTAGACGAAAAGCCTGGGCAAGACCTGAGCTGGAGAGTGATCCTAAAGTTATCTATAATCCCATGCATTATAAGGAAAATTGGCAGGAGGCTTTTGGCAATAACTGCCCTATTCATCTTGAACTGGGCTGCGGACGAGGGCAGTTCATCAATCAATGTGCAGAGCTGAACCCTCATATCAATTATATAGCTATCGATCTTTATGATGAGGTGCTGGTCAAAGCTCTGCGAAAAATTAATGAGAAGGCTCTCCATAATGTCAGAGTTATTCCGATGAATATTGCCAAGCTGGAGAGTATCTTCAAGCATGACCAGATAGAAAAGATCTATATTAATTTTTGCAATCCATGGCCCAGCCGCAGGCATCATCACAAAAGACTGACACATCCTCAATTTCTATCGGGCTATAAAAAGCTTATGAAAGACCATTCAGAAATATGGTTTAAAACAGATGATGACGAACTGTTTAAAGATAGCTTAAAGTACTTTGCCGAGGCAGGCTTTATTGAAAAGTACAGAACCTTTGATTTGCATCAAAGTGAATTCACCGAAAATATTAAGACAGAATATGAAGAAAAGTTCAGCAACCAGGGAGTTAAGATTAAATTTGGGATATTTGAGGTCAATAAGGGTTCGCAGGATTGATAAATCAGGTCGAGCTTCCAAGTTCCCATTGACTTGGAAGAAAATTATGGTTATAATCAATAACTGTCGGCACGGTAACACCGTGCAGGATTTGCGCTCGTAGCTCAGCTGGATAGAGCGTCTGACTACGAATCAGAAGGCCAGGGGTTCGAATCCCTTCGAGCGCACCATATTTATTCTGCGGGTGTAGCTCAATGGTAGAGCACTAGCCTTCCAAGCTAGCTACGTGGGTTCGATTCCCATCACCCGCTCCAGATCTAATCATAGCAACGGTTTGAACGATTTAGATTTTTCGTTCAAACCGTTTTTTCAAAGCAAAGCAGGAGCCATGCTGCTAAGATGACTTTTGACAAACATTTATAAAAAGGAGGTAGACATAATGATTATAAGGCGAAACCCAAAGAATGTTCATGAACCCGTGGGACCTTACGTCCATCAAATTGAAATTCCGGAAAAAACCAAATTATTAAATTTATCAGGACAAATAGGAATGGATTTACAAAAGGATATTCCTGCAACAGTTGAAGAGCAGTTTAAGTTGGCCTTAAAAAATATTGACCTCAACCTACAAGAGGCAGGAGTATCAAGAAAAAACATCACAAAACTTGTACTATATTTTGTAGATGAATTGGATAGCAAGGCCAGAGGCGATATTTTATTGGATTTTTTCGGTGAATCTCTACCATGCTGCACCTTGATTTATGTAAAAGCACTGGCTACTCCCAAAATAAAAGTAGAAATAGACGCTTGGGCTGCGCAGCCAGTCTGAATTCATAGAAGGACCTCACTGGCATCTCCCCAATGGCTGCACCAGATGTTAACCGCTGATAATAAATAAAACTCCCTTTGAGCAAAAGGCAAAAATCTGTCGCTCAAAGGGAGTTTTTTTATCAGCTGCTTCGGATCAAGGCGCCGGGACTTATCCCGAACTTGCCTTTAAAGGCTTTGGAAAAATGACTGATGTTTGTATAGCCTACGGCAAAGGCCGACTGACTTACATTGCAGCTTTGACGGGAAAGGAGGGTAAAGGCTTTTTCCAGCCGCTGTTCCCGGACAAACTCGTAAACGGTGTGGCCAAAATAAACCTTAAATGAGCGCTTTAGCTTGCAATCGTTCATTTGAATCAGACGGGATAATTCCAGTAGAGAAGGGGGCGATTCAATGCGGTGCAGCAAAATCTCACGGGCCAGGTTCAAGCGTTCAATGTCGGTTTTCGATAGTTCTTTAAAGCCCTCATCTGTTCTTTCCAGTTCCAGCAATCGCTCAAAATGCAGGGAGAGCAGTTCAAGGATATGGCTTTCCAGCATAAGGGTGTTCAGTCTGTCGGCGCTCTTTTCCAGACAGCTGTCCAGCCTGCTCAAAATACCCTCTTCTCTCAGGTCGGTCTTCAAACTGCAAAAGTGGTAAGCTCCTTTTTGAAAGGTCTGGAAACCTCTGGCGGATGTGTCGCCCACTGCACGGCAAAAAGAGTTAAAAGCTTCGGGCTGGACCCAGATCGAGTAGAGAAGAATTTCCTCGCCGCTCTGGTACTCCGAGTGGGCTGAGGCATGGTCTATAAATCCTAGGGAGGAGTACCCTAGTTTGAGCTCCACAAGCTGGTGATTGACTTCGCCATGGATGACGCCTTTCCGGCTGTAAGAGAGTTCAAATATGGGCGCGGTTGCTTCCGACCATCTTTGCTGGGTGTGTGCAAATTTGCCGGATGAAACCATGATATGCACATGGGGGCGTATTTCAATGCTTTTCACAGGGAAAATAGGTGATAAGTCAAACTTCAGCGGTAAGAGCGACATCTGCATTCCAGCCTTTCTATATTCCATCCAGGGGCAAGAATACTCCGTCCAGGAGCAGAGAAGTTCTTGCGAATGATCTATATTAATTATAGTTAGCCTCGTCTAACTGGTCGAGGCGCAGTGTAATGAAAATGAGGAGGATGGAAATGAAGAAAAGGTTGATCATGCTTATGGTTTTAGCGTTGGCTGTATTTTTGTCCGGATGCTCATCCCAGTCAGGCGGTTTGGAAAATGTAGCGGAGGAGACAAGGACGGTTAAGGATATGAAGGGGGAAGTGGTGATTCCGACCAACCCGCTGCGCATTGTGGATGTTTCCGGTTCTGCCGATGAATTGACTATTATGGGCATTCCCTTTATTGCCTCAGCGAATACCAGTATGTTTGACGGTGTGACGGTTCCGGAGTATCTGCAAAGCTATTTCGCCGCCAACAAGGTGGAAGTGGTGGGCAATTACTCCGGAACCATGGATTTGAATCTGGAGAAAATCGCCGAGCTGAAGCCGGATCTGATCATTATGAACATAAGGCATGAAAAAGTCTATGAGCAGTTAAAGGCTATTGCTCCCACTCTGATGTTAAGCGACGATATCAATTTCGTGAATTGGCGGGGCCGGTTTCAGCAGCTTGGACAATGGTTCGGCAAGGAAGCTGTGGTAACCCAATGGCTCAAGGATTTTGACGCTAGGGCTGCCGAGCTTGCCCAGAAGGTAAAGGAAGTGGCCGGCGGGGAGACGTTTGCGGTTATTGAAGCCAATTCGGTTCATTTTGGTTCCTATTATGCCTACAGGACAGCAGGCCCCGGAGAGCTTCTTTTTGACGAAATGAAGCTGACTCCTTCCGCCGGAGTCCCGGAAAAGGTCTGGGGAGAAGTGGTGGATGCCGAGTATTTTTCCCGGATCGATGCGGATCATCTCTTCTTTTTCAGTGACGACGGCCGGCCCGGGGAAACGGAGAACAGCCCAGCTTGGCAGAATTTGAAAGCCGTACAGAAGGGAAATGTCTACTATGGAGTGAATGGGCAGCAATACGATATGGCTTACACTCCCAAAGGAAAGCTCCTCTATATGGAGAAACTGGCCGGGGCCATCATCAATCATACCGATGTTAAATAGGGGGGGACGGAGAGGAGGAAGGCCTGGAAAGATACTTGGGAAAGCAGGGTATGGCGTTCTGATCCTGACGGCCCTTATGTGTTTAGCACTGGCCATCATGCTTTCCGTCAGTATCGGCATTGCCGGCAGCGGCTTTAAAACCCTTCTTCAAACGGTTGTCTTGGGGGATAACTCCTCCAATCTGGGCAGAATCATGCTGGAAATGCGCCTGCCCAGGGCTTTGGCCGCTTGCTTAACCGGAGCGGCCTTTGCCCTTGCCGGGGCGATTATGCAGGGGATCACCCGTAATCCCCTGGCGGATGCGGGACTTTTGGGGATCAACGCCGGGGCGGGTTTTGCGGTGGCCCTCGGTGCGGTGCTTTGGCCCTCTTTATCTTCTTTGGGGACCATGCTGACAGCTTTTGGGGGAGCGGCACTGGCTGTGCTGCTGGTTTATGGTCTGGGCATGGGTAAACAAAAATCCGGCGCGATTCGGCTGATTTTAGCGGGAGCCGCCGTAGGGGCTTTTTTGACGGCCTTGAGTCAAGGGGTAGGTCTTACGTTTGGGCTCTCCAAGGATCTGTCCTTTTGGACCTCGGGCAGTCTCGCTGGAATTTCCTGGGCTCAGTTAAACGTCGCAGCACCCTGGATTGCTGCCGCAGGGGTGGCTGGGCTGCTGCTTGCGGGGAGATTATCCATTCTAGCATTAGGTGAGGAGAGTGCGGCGGGATTGGGGGTTAATGTAGGAGCTCTCCGCCTGACCGGGTTGGGAGTGGTTCTGGTTTTGGCGGGAGCAAGCGTATCCCTGGCGGGAGGGATTTCTTTTCTGGGACTCATTATTCCTCATACGGCCCGGCTGCTGGTAGGAGCGGATTATCGCAAAATTTTGCCCCTCTCCGCACTTTTGGGCGGGATGCTGCTGGTGCTGTCCGATGTGGCGGCCCGCATGATCAACGCTCCTTTTGATACTCCGGTGGGTGCGCTGGTTTCGGTCATCGGCGTTCCCTTCTTTCTGGTGCTGACCTATCGGAAGAAAGGAGCTTAGTAATGCATAAAAATCATCAACGGCTGCTTTTCCTGGGGCTGCTTTTTTCAGGGGTTCTGGTTGCCATGTTGCTTGCTGTGAACTGTGGGTATGCAAGGATTTCTTATGATCAGGTTCTGATGACCGTTTGGCGGCCTTGGGAATCCGGGGCCTCGCTTGTGTTGGTGCAGATCCGTCTGCCCCGTATTGTTCTGGCGGTTCTCTGCGGTATGGGGCTGGCGTTGTCCGGTTGTACCCTCCAGTCAGTGACGGAAAATCCCCTGGCTGATCCGGGAATTCTGGGGATTAATGCGGGAGCCGGTCTTATGGTGGTGATCTTTCTGGCCTATTTTCCGTCCCTGCATCTCTACGCCATGATCTATCAGCCCTTGTTCGCCTTGGCCGGGGGGCTGCTGGTGGCTGTGTTTCTCTACGGTTTTTCCCGTCGGAGAGGCAAGGTTAATACGGATTACCTTCTTCTGGGAGGAATTGCTGCCGCCGCCGGATTTTCCGCACTGATGGTTGTTATGGGAGCTGATATGGAAAACAACAGCTACCAGGCGGTGGCCCGCTGGCTGGCCGGCAACATCTGGGGGAGCAGTTGGTATCAGGTGAAAACCCTTCTCCCATATTTATTGGTCCTGATTCCTTTTCTCTTATGGCGGGCGGGCATTATGGATGTTCTCCAGCTTGGGGAAGAGACGGCTTCTTCCCTAGGTATCAAGGTGGAAAAAGAGCGGCTACTGCTCCTTTTTATTGCTGTCGCCCTGGCTGCCAGCTGCATCTCCGTCAGTGGCGGAATTGGGTTTATCGGCTTGGTAGCTCCCCATATAGCAAGACGGATAGTAGGGGTGCGGCATGGTTATTTGCTCCCCGCTTCTATGCTTACAGGCGGACTTTTTCTGCTTCTGGCGGATACGGCAGGACGGTCCTTGTTCCAGTCCATTGAAGTTCCGGTGGGGATTGTCATCTCTGTTTTGGCTGCCCCTTATTTTCTCTATTTACTGCACAGAAGATGAGGGTGACAGCACAAGGATGAGGTTGCAGAACAAATTGGGAATAAAGATGGAGAAAAAGGACACAAGATGAAGTTTCAGTACGAAAAATGAAGTTGATCATCTGGTGTGAAAAGAAGCCGGATAAAAGAGGAAGGACAAAAAGCGTCCGCAAAATAGAAAGAGCGTATAGGAGGGTCAAACGGATGCAGATTTCTATGGTTGCCAGCAAACTTTCCGCCGGTTACCAGGGTGTTCCGGTTTTCCAGGATTTTGATCTTGAGATTCCTGCCGGACAAATCACGACCCTGATCGGTGCCAATGGTTCCGGAAAATCGACAATT
This genomic window from Desulfitobacterium chlororespirans DSM 11544 contains:
- a CDS encoding FecCD family ABC transporter permease gives rise to the protein MHKNHQRLLFLGLLFSGVLVAMLLAVNCGYARISYDQVLMTVWRPWESGASLVLVQIRLPRIVLAVLCGMGLALSGCTLQSVTENPLADPGILGINAGAGLMVVIFLAYFPSLHLYAMIYQPLFALAGGLLVAVFLYGFSRRRGKVNTDYLLLGGIAAAAGFSALMVVMGADMENNSYQAVARWLAGNIWGSSWYQVKTLLPYLLVLIPFLLWRAGIMDVLQLGEETASSLGIKVEKERLLLLFIAVALAASCISVSGGIGFIGLVAPHIARRIVGVRHGYLLPASMLTGGLFLLLADTAGRSLFQSIEVPVGIVISVLAAPYFLYLLHRR
- a CDS encoding FecCD family ABC transporter permease; this encodes MCLALAIMLSVSIGIAGSGFKTLLQTVVLGDNSSNLGRIMLEMRLPRALAACLTGAAFALAGAIMQGITRNPLADAGLLGINAGAGFAVALGAVLWPSLSSLGTMLTAFGGAALAVLLVYGLGMGKQKSGAIRLILAGAAVGAFLTALSQGVGLTFGLSKDLSFWTSGSLAGISWAQLNVAAPWIAAAGVAGLLLAGRLSILALGEESAAGLGVNVGALRLTGLGVVLVLAGASVSLAGGISFLGLIIPHTARLLVGADYRKILPLSALLGGMLLVLSDVAARMINAPFDTPVGALVSVIGVPFFLVLTYRKKGA
- the trmB gene encoding tRNA (guanosine(46)-N7)-methyltransferase TrmB yields the protein MRLRRKAWARPELESDPKVIYNPMHYKENWQEAFGNNCPIHLELGCGRGQFINQCAELNPHINYIAIDLYDEVLVKALRKINEKALHNVRVIPMNIAKLESIFKHDQIEKIYINFCNPWPSRRHHHKRLTHPQFLSGYKKLMKDHSEIWFKTDDDELFKDSLKYFAEAGFIEKYRTFDLHQSEFTENIKTEYEEKFSNQGVKIKFGIFEVNKGSQD
- a CDS encoding helix-turn-helix domain-containing protein is translated as MSLLPLKFDLSPIFPVKSIEIRPHVHIMVSSGKFAHTQQRWSEATAPIFELSYSRKGVIHGEVNHQLVELKLGYSSLGFIDHASAHSEYQSGEEILLYSIWVQPEAFNSFCRAVGDTSARGFQTFQKGAYHFCSLKTDLREEGILSRLDSCLEKSADRLNTLMLESHILELLSLHFERLLELERTDEGFKELSKTDIERLNLAREILLHRIESPPSLLELSRLIQMNDCKLKRSFKVYFGHTVYEFVREQRLEKAFTLLSRQSCNVSQSAFAVGYTNISHFSKAFKGKFGISPGALIRSS
- a CDS encoding ABC transporter substrate-binding protein, with translation MKKRLIMLMVLALAVFLSGCSSQSGGLENVAEETRTVKDMKGEVVIPTNPLRIVDVSGSADELTIMGIPFIASANTSMFDGVTVPEYLQSYFAANKVEVVGNYSGTMDLNLEKIAELKPDLIIMNIRHEKVYEQLKAIAPTLMLSDDINFVNWRGRFQQLGQWFGKEAVVTQWLKDFDARAAELAQKVKEVAGGETFAVIEANSVHFGSYYAYRTAGPGELLFDEMKLTPSAGVPEKVWGEVVDAEYFSRIDADHLFFFSDDGRPGETENSPAWQNLKAVQKGNVYYGVNGQQYDMAYTPKGKLLYMEKLAGAIINHTDVK
- a CDS encoding RidA family protein; protein product: MIIRRNPKNVHEPVGPYVHQIEIPEKTKLLNLSGQIGMDLQKDIPATVEEQFKLALKNIDLNLQEAGVSRKNITKLVLYFVDELDSKARGDILLDFFGESLPCCTLIYVKALATPKIKVEIDAWAAQPV